From a region of the Acinetobacter larvae genome:
- a CDS encoding FecR family protein: MTPSIPTTATESPHAIADEVIEQAAAWLVEISSDDCDAEQYAAFLRWQDADPSHAQAIRSMQVMIDQLEHLQQLQQTQYPTPHIPSAVAESTDSHFAQSEIVEHAIQEQQQLEKKFSYRSALSMFCILGILTVLFSWQFLPVNYWLADQRSHYQQWSEQQLLDQSHIKISGESAYNIHFDPTQRRIELLSGNIMVDVAKDPQRPFTVSTTYADIQALGTRFMVQHSAEQSILTMLESKVVVHSKQTGQTQIIQAGQQVMIDGNGIHAIQAISPALYQQAWQQHRLIVDQMPLSQVLDILQSYQQDKIYYRAADLHGLHVTAILPLDDPQQAYTLLQDSLPIQIRQPLPYIRYVHSIKK, from the coding sequence ATGACGCCATCCATCCCAACGACCGCAACCGAATCGCCCCATGCTATTGCAGATGAGGTGATCGAACAGGCTGCTGCCTGGTTGGTGGAGATCAGCAGTGACGACTGTGATGCAGAACAATATGCCGCATTTCTACGCTGGCAAGATGCCGATCCCAGCCATGCCCAAGCCATCCGTAGTATGCAGGTGATGATTGATCAACTCGAACACTTACAGCAATTGCAACAGACACAATACCCTACGCCGCACATTCCAAGCGCAGTCGCTGAATCAACTGACAGTCATTTTGCACAGAGTGAGATCGTAGAACATGCTATTCAGGAACAGCAGCAATTGGAAAAGAAATTTTCTTATCGCTCTGCACTGTCCATGTTCTGTATATTGGGTATCTTGACAGTACTGTTCAGTTGGCAATTTTTACCAGTCAATTACTGGCTCGCCGATCAACGTAGTCATTATCAACAATGGTCTGAGCAACAATTGCTTGATCAAAGTCACATCAAGATCAGTGGGGAAAGTGCCTATAATATTCATTTTGACCCAACACAACGGCGCATTGAGCTACTCAGCGGCAATATTATGGTCGATGTTGCCAAAGATCCGCAGCGCCCATTTACCGTGAGCACCACATATGCAGACATACAAGCATTGGGCACACGTTTTATGGTACAGCATAGTGCCGAACAAAGTATCTTGACCATGTTGGAATCTAAAGTTGTCGTACACAGTAAGCAAACAGGACAAACTCAAATCATTCAAGCGGGTCAACAGGTGATGATTGATGGCAATGGCATACACGCCATACAGGCTATCAGCCCTGCTTTGTATCAACAGGCATGGCAACAGCATCGTCTCATTGTCGATCAAATGCCGCTCTCGCAAGTACTGGATATTCTGCAAAGTTATCAGCAAGATAAGATTTATTATCGCGCTGCCGATCTGCATGGCTTGCATGTAACCGCCATTTTACCCCTAGATGATCCACAACAGGCTTATACTTTATTGCAAGACAGTCTCCCGATCCAGATTAGACAACCCTTGCCCTATATTCGTTATGTTCATAGCATTAAAAAATAA
- a CDS encoding muconate/chloromuconate family cycloisomerase, protein MYKSIETLLVEIPTIRPHKMAVATMQTQTLVLVKMSTHDGLVGWGEATTIGGLGYAEESPESIKTNISRYFAPLLNSLRDLNVAQSMQVLQKHINGNRFAKCAIETALLDIQAQRLALPLSELLGGRLRDSIPVLWVLASGDTDKDIAEAQQMIAAKRHNIFKLKIGSRSVEADVEHVLAIKQALGKDISIRVDVNRAWSELEAIKGIKMLQDGGIDLIEQPCAIENIDAMQRLTRKFDIAIMADEALTGPHSAYQLAKRNAASVFAVKVAQSGGLSAACEVGKIARLAGIDLYGGTMLEGPVGTIAAAHAFATFGQLAYATELFGPLLLTEQILTTPLQYRDFELHIPRSPGLGIRLDENKIDQFRRH, encoded by the coding sequence ATGTATAAGTCGATAGAAACATTACTTGTCGAGATCCCGACCATCCGACCACATAAGATGGCAGTCGCGACCATGCAAACGCAGACCTTGGTTTTGGTCAAGATGAGCACACATGATGGGCTGGTGGGTTGGGGTGAAGCCACCACCATCGGTGGCTTGGGCTATGCAGAAGAAAGCCCAGAGAGTATCAAGACCAATATTAGCCGCTATTTTGCCCCTTTGCTCAACAGTTTGCGTGATTTAAATGTCGCGCAAAGCATGCAAGTGCTGCAAAAACATATCAATGGCAATCGCTTTGCCAAATGCGCCATTGAAACGGCATTGCTTGACATCCAAGCACAACGCTTAGCGCTGCCACTCAGTGAGCTTCTCGGCGGACGTCTTAGAGACAGTATTCCTGTGCTTTGGGTTTTGGCATCAGGGGATACCGACAAAGATATTGCCGAAGCGCAACAGATGATTGCCGCCAAGCGCCACAATATTTTCAAACTAAAAATTGGTTCACGCAGCGTCGAAGCCGATGTCGAGCACGTCTTGGCAATCAAACAGGCTTTGGGCAAAGACATATCCATTCGTGTAGATGTCAATCGTGCTTGGAGTGAACTAGAAGCCATCAAAGGCATCAAGATGTTGCAAGATGGTGGCATTGACCTGATCGAGCAGCCATGTGCAATAGAAAATATTGACGCCATGCAACGACTCACACGTAAATTTGACATCGCCATTATGGCGGATGAAGCATTAACAGGACCACACAGTGCTTATCAACTGGCCAAACGTAATGCTGCATCCGTTTTTGCCGTCAAAGTTGCCCAGTCTGGTGGTTTAAGTGCAGCCTGTGAGGTGGGCAAAATTGCCCGTTTGGCTGGCATCGATTTATATGGGGGTACCATGTTAGAAGGTCCTGTCGGCACCATTGCCGCAGCCCATGCTTTTGCCACCTTTGGACAACTGGCCTATGCCACAGAATTATTTGGTCCGCTGCTATTAACCGAACAGATTTTAACAACCCCATTGCAATACCGTGATTTTGAATTGCACATTCCACGCAGCCCGGGTTTAGGTATTCGCTTGGATGAAAACAAAATTGACCAATTCCGTCGCCACTAA
- a CDS encoding TonB-dependent receptor, which yields MQADQHSKRQYFTQRTALKPLVLAIQLCLASSALYANPPAAVSHSAQHYQIQPTTLRQALSAFALQAGVNIAMNADQLLDAPSAGLSGQYTLEQGFAELLHNTPYRVKASGKGYVLVKKNTDTALPDQQAHNNIVQLQPIELYAQANPYQSPASISYISKQDMNRFGGSSPADLLKGVPGVESSDGNNGGTLEVNIRGLQMHNRVAVSIDGVKQQTFEYHGYAGGQNRTYIDPNLISSIRVQKGYSLNPSSSNANAGEVVAQTLQVEDILLEGKKFGGTIKLGTQNNSIAPHSSNYPTYSSYDQYTYDHYATMPQARKQSQFKGWNGLFALAYSDTQWDLLAAYSQNNRGNYFTGKKGVAKYDYVTEFNGKVLPTNKFIDPGKEQPNTSLEQESILLKSKYKISSEQDIELTYRHQLQKNGQIMGSRYGWDCPSLWGGIDICDKEKAGSRGFIEFPQSESDMHSANLSYRYNPADNPLLNLSSNVWLMRNTVEAYTNFAMSLYVEQNYNRKKEQRNGFNLNNISTWHDVPYLGDVQLELGAAYENAKINASLLPELENSQVDTQSLKNSLINAEWEDISSTANLIIHPLDKLTLQGGFRFNRSQTTDDASDKYENVRENGQVVSKSLGMHQQSYRLFSPVFVADYQFIPSLSAYSRYSIGKRAPSITENTGAEGTNARMTGLKPESTKAFEVGIKGQFNNLLNEHDQLSYKLSYYNNKTRNYINRIYADAEDGSYGNAMLSWFNLDLHQIKGYELQLNYDMDTFYTGLNVHYAKTKICDASMGESDPYLKPSTPCDTDFSYSYYQQQVQPKQMVNLILGTRLLDRKLDAGIRIRWQGKSGNGLSMTANSGQRALFNGAPSLSFVDLYMDYKINQHWTTNLAVDNLTDRYYLNPQSKIWIASPGRTIRASVQYKW from the coding sequence ATGCAGGCGGATCAACATTCAAAAAGGCAATATTTCACACAACGGACAGCACTGAAACCTTTGGTGTTGGCCATACAACTCTGTCTTGCGAGCAGTGCATTGTATGCCAATCCCCCTGCTGCTGTGTCCCATTCAGCGCAACATTATCAAATTCAGCCCACCACATTACGCCAAGCACTGAGTGCTTTTGCTTTACAAGCGGGTGTGAATATCGCGATGAATGCAGATCAGTTACTCGATGCTCCCAGCGCAGGCTTGTCGGGACAATATACACTAGAACAAGGGTTTGCCGAGCTACTGCACAACACGCCCTATCGTGTAAAAGCATCGGGTAAAGGCTATGTGTTGGTCAAAAAAAACACCGACACAGCTCTCCCAGATCAGCAAGCGCACAATAATATTGTTCAACTACAGCCCATTGAGCTGTATGCGCAAGCTAACCCCTATCAAAGCCCAGCATCTATTTCCTATATTTCCAAACAAGATATGAATCGGTTTGGCGGCAGTAGCCCCGCAGATTTACTCAAAGGTGTGCCTGGCGTAGAAAGCTCAGATGGTAATAATGGCGGAACACTGGAAGTCAATATACGGGGGTTACAAATGCATAATCGCGTTGCGGTCAGCATTGATGGGGTCAAACAACAAACCTTCGAATACCATGGCTATGCGGGCGGGCAAAATAGAACCTATATCGATCCCAATTTGATTTCTTCTATTCGCGTACAAAAAGGCTATAGCCTTAATCCTTCTTCTTCAAATGCCAACGCAGGTGAAGTGGTAGCACAAACATTGCAAGTTGAAGATATTTTATTAGAAGGTAAAAAGTTTGGTGGCACCATTAAATTGGGCACCCAAAATAACTCGATTGCACCACATAGTAGCAACTATCCCACCTATAGTTCTTATGACCAATATACCTATGATCATTATGCCACCATGCCACAAGCGCGTAAGCAAAGTCAGTTTAAAGGCTGGAATGGTCTATTCGCCTTGGCCTATAGCGATACACAATGGGATCTATTAGCTGCGTATAGCCAAAATAACCGCGGTAACTATTTTACCGGTAAAAAAGGCGTCGCCAAATATGACTACGTCACCGAGTTTAATGGCAAAGTTTTACCCACCAATAAATTTATTGATCCAGGCAAAGAACAACCCAATACCTCTTTAGAGCAAGAATCGATCTTACTCAAATCAAAATATAAAATTTCATCTGAACAAGATATTGAACTGACCTATCGCCATCAATTACAGAAAAATGGTCAAATCATGGGCTCTCGCTACGGTTGGGATTGTCCATCGCTTTGGGGAGGGATTGATATTTGCGACAAAGAAAAAGCAGGCTCCCGAGGCTTTATCGAGTTTCCTCAATCTGAATCGGATATGCACAGTGCCAATTTAAGTTATCGTTATAATCCAGCGGATAATCCATTGCTTAATCTAAGCAGCAACGTCTGGCTTATGCGTAATACCGTTGAGGCATATACCAACTTTGCCATGTCACTCTATGTCGAGCAAAACTACAACCGTAAAAAAGAACAGCGCAATGGTTTTAATCTCAACAACATCTCGACTTGGCATGATGTGCCCTATTTAGGCGATGTTCAATTAGAACTCGGGGCTGCTTATGAAAATGCCAAGATAAATGCCAGTCTCTTACCTGAGCTAGAAAATAGCCAAGTCGATACCCAAAGTCTGAAGAATTCCTTGATCAATGCCGAATGGGAAGATATCAGCAGCACGGCCAACCTGATCATTCATCCATTAGATAAACTCACCCTACAAGGCGGCTTCCGGTTTAACCGCAGTCAGACCACCGATGATGCCAGTGATAAATACGAAAACGTACGTGAGAATGGTCAGGTCGTCAGCAAATCATTAGGGATGCATCAACAAAGTTATCGCTTATTTTCACCGGTTTTCGTTGCTGATTATCAGTTTATACCGAGCTTAAGCGCTTATTCACGCTATTCTATTGGTAAACGTGCGCCCAGCATTACAGAAAATACCGGTGCTGAAGGAACCAATGCACGTATGACTGGTCTAAAACCCGAAAGCACCAAAGCTTTTGAGGTGGGCATCAAGGGTCAGTTCAACAACCTGTTGAACGAACATGATCAGCTGAGTTATAAACTCTCTTATTACAACAACAAAACACGTAATTATATCAACCGGATCTATGCCGATGCCGAAGATGGCAGCTATGGTAACGCCATGCTGTCATGGTTTAACCTTGATTTACATCAGATCAAAGGCTATGAGCTTCAGCTCAATTATGATATGGACACCTTTTATACAGGTTTAAATGTGCACTATGCCAAAACCAAAATCTGTGATGCTTCCATGGGGGAAAGTGATCCCTATTTAAAACCGTCGACACCATGCGATACCGACTTTAGCTATTCTTATTATCAGCAACAAGTGCAACCCAAACAAATGGTGAACTTAATCTTGGGGACCCGGTTACTGGACCGTAAGTTAGATGCTGGGATCCGCATACGTTGGCAAGGTAAATCAGGTAATGGCTTAAGTATGACTGCAAACTCTGGACAACGTGCTTTATTTAATGGTGCGCCCTCACTGAGCTTTGTCGATTTATATATGGACTATAAAATCAATCAACATTGGACGACTAATTTGGCCGTTGACAATTTAACCGACCGTTATTATTTAAATCCGCAGTCTAAAATATGGATTGCGTCACCAGGGCGTACCATTCGTGCTTCGGTTCAGTACAAATGGTAA
- a CDS encoding 3-oxoacid CoA-transferase subunit A codes for MIDKSALSMMDVLAKIPSGSTIMIAGFGTAGQPAELIDGLIELGVRDLVIVNNNAGNADYGLAKLLKTGAVRKIICSFPRQSDSYIFDELYRAGKIELELVPQGNLACRIQAAGMGLGPIYTPTGFGTLLAEGKETLHYQGKDYVLEEPIRADFALIKAHQGDRWGNLVYRKAARNFAPIMAMAADCSIAQVQQVVALGELDPEHIITPGIFVQHVVALHPAQ; via the coding sequence ATGATTGATAAAAGTGCGCTGTCCATGATGGACGTGTTAGCAAAAATCCCAAGCGGTTCAACCATTATGATTGCTGGTTTTGGCACAGCAGGTCAACCGGCAGAGCTGATTGATGGTTTAATTGAATTGGGTGTGCGCGATTTGGTCATTGTCAATAACAATGCTGGCAATGCTGATTATGGACTAGCAAAACTGCTAAAAACCGGTGCGGTACGTAAAATTATTTGCTCTTTTCCTCGCCAGTCCGACTCCTATATTTTTGATGAATTGTATCGTGCTGGGAAAATTGAACTTGAGCTGGTTCCACAAGGCAATTTAGCCTGTCGTATTCAAGCGGCTGGCATGGGGCTTGGTCCCATCTATACGCCCACTGGTTTTGGTACCTTATTGGCCGAAGGCAAAGAAACACTTCATTATCAAGGCAAAGACTATGTGCTTGAAGAGCCCATCCGTGCTGATTTTGCCTTAATCAAAGCCCACCAAGGCGATCGTTGGGGCAATCTGGTTTACCGTAAAGCAGCACGGAACTTTGCGCCTATTATGGCCATGGCTGCTGATTGTAGCATTGCCCAAGTACAACAAGTCGTGGCACTGGGGGAGCTAGACCCAGAACATATTATTACCCCCGGCATTTTTGTACAGCATGTGGTTGCGCTTCATCCAGCACAATAA
- the pcaF gene encoding 3-oxoadipyl-CoA thiolase: MKNAYIIDAIRTPFGRYGGALASLRADDLGALPIKALMARQPAVDWQNVDDVIYGCANQAGEDNRNVARMSALLAELPYQVPATTINRLCGSALDAIAIAARAIKAGEANLIIAGGVESMSRAPYVMAKAQQALARQQQLEDTTMGWRFINPKLEALYGVDSMPQTAENVAQQFNISRADQDLFALRSQQRTAAAQAAGFFEKEIIAVEVAQAKTAPILFAQDEHPRANTNIASLSKLKAVVHADGSVTAGNASGINDGAAAVLIASEQAVQQYAFKPRGKIIAATCVGIEPRIMGFAPAPAIQKLLQQTGLNLDDIDVIELNEAFAAQALACTRALGLPDDCDRVNPNGGAIAIGHPLGASGARLVATALNQLEVIHGRYALCAMCIGVGQGIAMIIERV; encoded by the coding sequence ATGAAAAATGCCTATATTATTGATGCCATTCGCACCCCTTTTGGACGCTACGGCGGTGCTTTGGCCAGTTTACGTGCCGACGATCTGGGGGCTTTGCCCATTAAAGCCCTTATGGCACGTCAGCCAGCAGTCGACTGGCAAAATGTCGATGATGTCATTTATGGCTGTGCCAACCAAGCGGGTGAAGATAACCGCAATGTAGCACGCATGTCGGCACTTTTGGCAGAACTGCCCTACCAAGTTCCAGCGACTACCATTAACCGCCTTTGTGGCTCGGCACTCGATGCCATTGCCATTGCCGCACGTGCCATCAAAGCAGGTGAAGCCAACTTAATCATTGCTGGCGGTGTAGAAAGCATGAGCCGTGCGCCCTATGTAATGGCAAAAGCCCAACAGGCTTTGGCTCGGCAACAACAACTCGAAGACACCACCATGGGCTGGCGTTTTATCAACCCCAAGCTCGAAGCATTGTATGGCGTCGACAGCATGCCGCAAACGGCGGAAAACGTGGCACAACAATTTAATATTTCACGTGCCGATCAGGATCTATTCGCCTTGCGCAGCCAACAACGTACTGCAGCCGCGCAAGCAGCTGGTTTTTTTGAGAAAGAAATCATTGCAGTAGAAGTAGCGCAAGCCAAGACAGCGCCTATACTTTTTGCACAAGATGAGCATCCACGTGCCAACACCAACATCGCCAGCTTAAGCAAACTCAAGGCAGTGGTGCATGCCGATGGCAGCGTCACTGCGGGCAATGCTTCTGGCATCAATGACGGTGCAGCAGCAGTGCTGATTGCCTCGGAGCAAGCTGTTCAACAATATGCCTTCAAACCACGCGGCAAAATTATTGCCGCAACGTGTGTTGGCATTGAACCGCGGATTATGGGCTTTGCCCCGGCACCCGCCATACAGAAACTACTCCAGCAAACGGGCTTAAACCTTGATGATATAGATGTGATTGAGCTGAATGAAGCTTTTGCTGCACAAGCCTTAGCCTGTACACGGGCGCTGGGTTTACCCGACGATTGCGATCGCGTCAACCCGAATGGTGGCGCCATTGCCATCGGTCATCCACTCGGGGCTTCTGGAGCACGTTTGGTCGCTACCGCCTTAAACCAATTGGAAGTCATACATGGACGTTATGCCTTGTGCGCCATGTGTATTGGAGTTGGGCAAGGTATTGCTATGATCATCGAACGGGTTTAG
- the catC gene encoding muconolactone Delta-isomerase, whose protein sequence is MLFQVRMDVHLPTDMPVEQANQIKAVEKAYSQDLQRQGKWRHIWRITGQYSNISIFDVDSNEELHNLLQGLPLYPYMDITVMPLNRHPSSIREDDR, encoded by the coding sequence ATGTTATTTCAAGTCCGTATGGATGTTCACCTGCCCACTGACATGCCCGTCGAACAAGCCAATCAGATTAAAGCGGTAGAGAAAGCCTATTCACAAGACCTACAACGCCAAGGCAAATGGCGTCATATCTGGCGGATCACTGGGCAATATTCAAATATCAGTATCTTTGATGTCGACAGCAATGAAGAACTGCATAACCTTTTACAAGGTTTACCACTTTATCCCTATATGGATATTACGGTGATGCCACTCAACCGCCACCCTTCTTCGATTCGTGAGGATGACCGTTAA
- a CDS encoding 3-oxoacid CoA-transferase subunit B, translating into MYQKLSRDQIAEAVAQDIPDGAYVNLGIGLPTKVAHYLSADKDVFLHSENGLLAFGPPPAAGEEDPELINAGKEYVTLLTGGCYFHHGDSFAMMRGGHLDICVLGAFQVAANGDLANWHTGAADAIPAVGGAMDLAVGAKKVFVTTDHVTKTGEAKIVAELSYPATGLRCVDRIYTDLCVIDVCPEGLKVIRKVDGLSFAELQSLTGAALLDAT; encoded by the coding sequence ATGTATCAAAAACTTAGCCGTGATCAAATTGCTGAAGCTGTAGCACAAGACATTCCTGATGGGGCTTATGTCAATCTTGGCATTGGCTTACCCACCAAAGTTGCCCACTATTTATCTGCCGACAAAGACGTGTTTTTACATTCAGAAAATGGCTTGCTGGCATTTGGCCCTCCGCCTGCCGCAGGTGAAGAAGACCCCGAACTGATTAATGCCGGCAAGGAATATGTCACCCTACTCACTGGAGGATGTTATTTTCATCACGGCGATTCTTTTGCCATGATGCGCGGTGGGCATCTGGATATTTGTGTTTTGGGCGCATTTCAGGTTGCTGCCAATGGTGACTTAGCCAACTGGCATACTGGTGCAGCTGATGCTATACCCGCAGTCGGTGGTGCAATGGACTTGGCGGTCGGTGCCAAAAAAGTCTTTGTGACCACAGACCATGTCACCAAAACGGGAGAAGCCAAAATTGTTGCGGAATTGAGCTATCCCGCCACGGGATTGCGCTGTGTCGACCGTATTTATACCGATCTTTGCGTCATCGATGTCTGCCCCGAAGGGCTAAAAGTCATCCGCAAAGTTGATGGTCTAAGTTTTGCAGAACTACAAAGCCTAACTGGCGCTGCGTTGCTGGATGCGACTTAA
- the catM gene encoding cis,cis-muconate-binding transcription regulator CatM produces MELRHLRYFVTVVEEQSITKAAEKLCIAQPPLSRQIQKLEEELGIRLFERGSRPVKVTEAGMFFYEHAVQILTHTAQATSMAQRISAVKQTVRIGYVSSLLYALLPQIIYLFRQRYPDIHVELIECGTRDQIEALKSGKIDLGFGRLRLTDPSIKRILLRKERLKLAIHKHHALAEYIDSGIYLSQILDEAIFSYPATPKPNFATAIQSIFTELGLVPKKMIEVREIHMALGLVASGEGICLIPETASDIGMKNLAYIPILDLEAYSPISLSVRNMDQSSYIPKILDCIQSVFQQEQISMHNEDS; encoded by the coding sequence ATGGAATTAAGACATTTACGTTATTTTGTTACGGTGGTTGAAGAACAAAGTATTACCAAGGCTGCGGAAAAATTATGTATTGCCCAGCCACCTTTGAGTCGACAAATTCAGAAACTGGAAGAAGAGCTTGGTATTCGCTTATTTGAGCGCGGCTCACGTCCAGTCAAAGTCACTGAAGCAGGGATGTTTTTTTATGAGCATGCTGTACAGATCCTGACCCATACGGCACAGGCGACCTCGATGGCACAGCGTATTAGCGCGGTCAAGCAAACGGTGCGTATCGGTTATGTCAGTTCCTTACTCTACGCGCTGCTGCCGCAAATTATTTATCTATTTCGACAACGGTATCCCGATATACATGTTGAGTTGATTGAGTGTGGGACACGTGATCAAATCGAAGCCTTAAAAAGTGGCAAAATCGATTTAGGCTTTGGGCGTTTAAGGCTGACTGATCCTTCTATTAAACGTATTTTGCTGCGTAAAGAGCGGTTAAAACTGGCGATTCATAAACATCATGCGTTGGCTGAATATATCGATAGCGGTATTTATTTATCACAAATTTTAGATGAAGCGATTTTTTCTTATCCTGCGACCCCCAAGCCAAACTTTGCCACTGCAATTCAAAGTATTTTTACTGAGTTGGGATTGGTACCGAAAAAAATGATTGAGGTGCGGGAAATTCATATGGCATTGGGCTTGGTTGCATCTGGCGAGGGGATTTGTTTAATTCCAGAAACGGCCAGTGATATTGGGATGAAAAATCTGGCTTATATACCGATTTTAGACCTTGAAGCCTACAGCCCGATTTCTTTGTCCGTGCGTAATATGGACCAGAGCAGTTATATTCCCAAAATTCTTGATTGTATTCAAAGCGTATTTCAGCAAGAACAGATCAGCATGCACAATGAAGACAGCTAA
- a CDS encoding sigma-70 family RNA polymerase sigma factor, translating into MVIPADLTALVGDLYQQHHFWLYQWLRNKLSSTDRAEDVLQDTFVRILKSKELFKLKEPRAFLCTTAKHIIVDQARREKIEQNYLHYASQWADEQFYPSPEQLLSVIELLDQLALTLSRLEERPRKILLWHYLDGISQIEIAAQLQLSVKTVQRDLTKALVYCYQIRQAG; encoded by the coding sequence ATGGTTATCCCCGCAGATTTGACCGCATTGGTCGGTGATTTATATCAACAGCACCATTTTTGGCTCTATCAATGGCTACGCAATAAGCTCAGTTCAACTGATCGGGCTGAAGATGTTTTACAAGATACTTTTGTTCGAATCTTAAAATCTAAAGAATTATTTAAACTCAAAGAACCACGTGCTTTTTTATGTACTACCGCCAAGCATATTATTGTCGATCAAGCACGCCGTGAAAAAATAGAACAAAACTACCTGCACTATGCAAGCCAATGGGCTGATGAACAATTTTATCCCTCTCCGGAACAATTGTTGAGTGTGATTGAACTCCTCGATCAATTGGCACTTACCCTAAGTCGTTTAGAAGAACGTCCACGAAAAATCTTGTTATGGCATTATCTCGACGGTATTTCTCAAATTGAGATCGCTGCACAGTTACAGCTATCTGTCAAAACCGTACAACGCGATTTGACGAAAGCCTTGGTCTATTGCTATCAAATTCGCCAAGCTGGATAG